One window of the Leishmania panamensis strain MHOM/PA/94/PSC-1 chromosome 16 sequence genome contains the following:
- a CDS encoding mitochondrial ornithine transporter 1-like protein (TriTrypDB/GeneDB-style sysID: LpmP.16.0220): MMDVIIHLTAGTVAGMTGVLLDYPLDTIKTRMQVSSYTKVPYYYRTTAAAEVASISATSPVTYWQCASQLYQRGGIRSFYRGLSVPLTAQGAEAAVVFSVYNVSLQRFLQKQQQQQRQGQEREKLSGSRGDHKRRSYRQRPTQSKPELPQPPPPPISVWSSPAHWKASACAGLAVSLILTPVEMLKCNMQMESARPSWKRHRTTVFGLARDLVATHGACGLYTGMTGTLTRAVLGNMAYFVSYEQCREWLAQGFAQSPGDGEALPIWHSMLAGGISGCFYWSIAYPADVAKTKMQVCPAARRQGFTRTLSSLYHSGGVEALFRGWGVTVVRAFLSSSVVFTIHERSSSTLQGFSSLYCALARDSAVTSTSSAAYEPQEELVSHRY, from the coding sequence ATGATGGACGTGATCATTCACCTCACTGCAGGCACCGTGGCAGGTATGACCGGGGTTCTCCTTGACTACCCGCTCGATACCATCAAGACGCGTATGCAGGTGAGCAGCTACACAAAGGTACCCTACTACTACAGGACCACTGCAGCCGCGGAAGTGGCCAGCATTAGCGCTACGTCACCGGTGACGTACTGGCAGTGCGCCTCCCAACTCTACCAGCGCGGTGGTATTCGATCGTTTTACCGAGGCCTTAGTGTGCCCCTGACAGCTCAGGGCGCTGAGGCTGCCGTCGTTTTCTCGGTCTATAACGTATCTCTTCAGCGCTTtctgcagaagcagcagcagcagcagcgccagggGCAAGAGCGGGAAAAGTTGTCCGGGTCGCGAGGTGACCACAAACGACGATCCTATCGGCAGCGGCCTACTCAGAGCAAACCTGAGCTGccccagccgccgccgccgcccattTCCGTATGGAGTTCGCCGGCGCACTGGAAGGCCTCTGCGTGCGCAGGTCTCGCCGTGTCGCTTATCTTGACGCCGGTTGAAATGCTGAAGTGCAACATGCAGATGGAGAGCGCCCGGCCGAGCTGGAAGCGTCACCGCACGACGGTGTTCGGCCTTGCTCGTGACTTAGTGGCAACCCATGGTGCGTGCGGTCTCTACACAGGGATGACCGGTACTCTGACGCGCGCTGTATTGGGCAACATGGCATATTTTGTCTCCTATGAGCAGTGCCGGGAATGGCTGGCGCAGGGGTTTGCCCAATCACCGGGCGATGGCGAAGCTCTGCCGATTTGGCACTCCATGCTCGCAGGCGGGATCAGTGGGTGCTTCTATTGGAGCATCGCGTACCCGGCCGACGTGGCAAAGACGAAGATGCAGGTGTGCCCGGCAGCACGACGGCAGGGTTTTACGAGAACACTGTCAAGCTTGTACCACAGCGGAGGAGTAGAGGCGCTGTTCCGCGGCTGGGGTGTCACGGTGGTGCGGGCGTTCTTATCGAGCAGTGTCGTCTTCACCATCCAcgaacgcagcagcagtaccttGCAgggcttctcttctctgtatTGTGCTCTTGCACGCGACAGTGCCGTGACGTCGACATCGAGTGCTGCCTATGAACCCCAAGAGGAGTTGGTTTCTCATCGGTACTAA
- a CDS encoding hypothetical protein (TriTrypDB/GeneDB-style sysID: LpmP.16.0230), producing MEHALLQVVHLHPPKTLLRYDSAAHKEKLKLQPHPYAASSCEDCETVATDGQVAAYTDLLDFITGAQQECYALFGEDDTRWSVDDRAEEECSAGTLDSGSVRVNSSEWSEGDGDDAHGVSDAPRKRKRPHAE from the coding sequence ATGGAgcacgcactgctgcaggtggtgcACCTCCATCCACCGAAGACACTCCTCCGGTACGACTCCGCGGCGCacaaggagaagctgaaaCTCCAACCACACCCGTATGCTGCAAGTTCCTGCGAAGACTGCGAGACCGTTGCTACGGATGGGCAGGTGGCGGCGTACACTGATCTGCTCGACTTCATCACCGGCGCACAGCAGGAGTGCTATGCGCTCTTTGGCGAAGATGATACGCGGTGGTCTGTCGACGACCGCGCTGAAGAAGAGTGCTCTGCTGGCACACTTGATAGCGGCAGTGTCCGCGTGAACTCCAGCGAGTGGAGCGAGGgggacggcgacgatgctCATGGAGTCAGTGATGCACCCCGAAAGCGTAAGCGGCCGCATGCTGAGTGA
- a CDS encoding protein tyrosine phosphatase-like protein (TriTrypDB/GeneDB-style sysID: LpmP.16.0240) gives MEVNSTLIDCYDPQQPSKVLFHFLILDAPSPSNLPTYIKELQRRGVHHLVRVCGPTYDAALVRGGGIEVHSWPFDDGAPPTRVVLESWLKLLDTELARQQEDPSKPPPTIGVHCVAGLGRAPILVALALVEYGNVSALDAIALIREKRRGAINQTQMHWVTKYKRRHQGGHCVVM, from the coding sequence ATGGAGGTGAACAGTACGCTCATCGACTGCTACgacccgcagcagccgtcgaAGGTGCTCTTTCACTTTCTCATTCTCGATGCGCCGTCCCCAAGCAACCTTCCGACGTACatcaaggagctgcagcgccgtggcgtTCATCATTTGGTGCGAGTGTGCGGCCCGACCTACGATGCAGCCCTTGTGAGGGGCGGTGGGATTGAGGTCCACAGCTGGCCATTCGATGATGGCGCCCCGCCGACCCGCGTGGTCCTTGAGAGCTGGCTGAAGTTGCTCGACACGGAGCTTGCCCGTCAGCAAGAGGACCCATCCAAGCCCCCGCCGACCATCGGGGTGCACTGCGTGGCGGGCCTGGGCCGCGCCCCAATCTTGGTCGCGCTGGCGCTAGTGGAGTACGGCAACGTGTCTGCGCTAGACGCGATCGCGCTGATCCGCGAGAAGCGCAGGGGTGCAATCAACCAGACCCAGATGCACTGGGTTACCAAGTACAAGCGCCGTCACCAGGGTGGGCACTGTGTGGTCATGTAG
- a CDS encoding elongator-like protein 3a, putative (TriTrypDB/GeneDB-style sysID: LpmP.16.0250), with protein sequence MSSEGDAEGEASSGPLSHVDWDRIEHKLTNLPTLERLLQESNPNDFTTADVEAAARFVRDIVATQPQCDADIERAQRRLQKAYRRVFKKSLLLAGYTQLLREAVTGANGTSIPAQPHQESIVFPGAPDSAAVLSDLEDAVPSVSSTPGTSPSPPEKTSVVCPVLERYLVFKAPRSQSGVLVVTVFTSAYPDGQNFSCQWNCYYCPNEPGQPRSYLLNEPGVRRANRLMFDPYRQFEERVRSLMAIGHPADKVELLVLGGTWESYPRQYRERFIRDLFYAANTMFDPPRAPRRPPLELLQEQLLNESAHCRIIGVTLETRPDTINPAMLVELRRFGCTRVQLGVQHTDDRILTLVNRQSTREDTANAIKLLKDSCFKVDIHLMPDLPGASSAIDKAMFDDVLDSPYLQADQWKIYPCQTTPFSVIEQWYKDGKYTPYGLENLIDVLLYAKARVHPWIRINRVIRDIPVDYILAGVEVANLRQLLACKLRERGERCRCIRCREIKGDKTVAERLKSAILQERRYEASEGTEVFLSVEMPTDDATILGFLRLRLNIRNWETPFAELLPCALIRELHVYGNLLPTYVEEAGRAHAPAAQHNGIGQRLLKRAEAIARTEGYSHIAVISGVGVRGYYRRCGYRLLAASRGGFLVKNLVDVGDALAGAPITASQVAPLEYSLERDEALLRRVAANRGASTSLVSGAVLPLGVATAATLLTHATAWCGKLRTSVTQWWSTRKRCREEEVEQWPPSGAEGHVKPTAQTP encoded by the coding sequence ATGTCCTCTGAGGGCGATGCGGAGGGTGAGGCGTCGTCAGGGCCGCTGTCGCATGTGGACTGGGATCGGATCGAGCACAAGCTGACTAACCTGCCGACGCTGGAGCGTCTGCTTCAGGAGTCGAACCCAAACGACTTCACCACTGCTgatgtggaggcggcggcgcgctttGTACGCGACATCGTAGCGACCCAGCCGCAGTGCGACGCGGATATCGAGAGGGCTCAGCGTAGACTTCAGAAAGCGTACCGACGTGTCTTCAAAAAGTCGCTGCTACTAGCAGGGTAcacacagctgctgcgcgaggcggtgACAGGGGCGAATGGCACCAGTATACCTGCGCAGCCCCACCAAGAGAGCATCGTCTTTCCTGGTGCACCCgattctgctgctgttctctcGGACCTGGAGGACGCCGTACCTTCGGTCTCGTCCACGCCCGGGACTTCGCCATCCCCCCCTGAGAAGACGTCTGTGGTATGCCCGGTGCTGGAGCGCTACCTCGTGTTCAAGGCTCCGCGTAGTCAGTCCGGCGTACTGGTCGTTACCGTGTTCACCTCCGCTTACCCGGACGGGCAGAACTTCAGCTGCCAGTGGAACTGCTATTACTGCCCCAACGAGCCGGGTCAGCCACGCAGCTACTTGCTGAACGAGCCCGGCGTACGACGGGCGAATCGCCTCATGTTCGATCCGTACCGCCAGTTCGAAGAGCGTGTCCGCTCTCTCATGGCAATTGGCCACCCTGCCGACaaggtggagctgctcgtGCTGGGTGGTACATGGGAGAGTTATCCACGGCAGTACCGTGAGCGCTTCATCCGAGACCTCTTCTACGCGGCAAACACCATGTTCGACCCACCGAGGGCGCCGCGACGACcaccgctggagctgctgcaggagcagctgctgaatgAGTCCGCCCACTGCAGGATCATCGGGGTGACACTGGAGACGCGTCCAGACACGATCAACCCAGCGATGCTCGTGGAGCTCCGCCGATTTGGTTGTACTCGAGTGCAGCTCGGAGTGCAACACACGGATGACCGCATTCTCACCCTCGTGAATCGCCAGTCCACTCGCGAGGACACCGCCAATGCCATCAAGCTGTTGAAGGACAGCTGCTTCAAGGTGGACATCCACCTCATGCCTGACCTGCCCGGTGCGAGCTCCGCCATTGACAAGGCCATGTTCGATGACGTTCTTGACTCCCCGTACCTCCAGGCTGACCAGTGGAAGATTTACCCGTGCCAAACGACGCCTTTCTCAGTGATTGAGCAGTGGTATAAGGATGGCAAGTACACCCCCTACGGCCTGGAGAACTTGATCGACGTGCTGCTCTACGCCAAGGCGCGCGTGCACCCGTGGATTCGCATTAACCGGGTAATCAGAGACATTCCTGTGGACTACATCCTTGCTGGTGTCGAGGTGGCAAACCTGCGCCAGTTGCTCGCCTGCAAGTTGCGAGAGCGCGGGGAGAGATGCCGCTGCATTCGATGCCGCGAAATCAAAGGTGACAAAACTGTTGCGGAGAGGCTGAAGTCCGCTATCCTGCAGGAGCGGCGCTACGAGGCGAGCGAAGGGACGGAGGTATTTCTGTCGGTCGAGATGCCGACGGACGACGCGACCATTTTAGGCTTCCTGCGCCTGCGACTGAACATCCGTAACTGGGAGACACCGtttgcggagctgctgccgtgcgcgCTCATTCGCGAGCTACACGTCTACGGTAATCTCCTGCCCACctacgtggaggaggcgggtcGCGCGCATGCACCGGCAGCACAACACAACGGCATTGGACAGCGCCTCCTGAAGCGAGCGGAAGCGATCGCCAGGACGGAGGGCTACAGCCACATCGCCGTGATCAGCGGCGTGGGCGTCCGCGGGTACTATAGGCGCTGTGGCTACCGACTACTGGCTGCCTCCCGCGGCGGCTTTCTCGTGAAGAACCTTGTGGACGTGGGCGACGCGTTGGCTGGTGCGCCGATAACTGCATCTCAGGTTGCACCCCTCGAGTATTCTCTAGAGCGTGACGAAGCGTTGCTGCGACGGGTAGCGGCAAATCGAGGGGCATCCACCTCGCTGGTCTCgggtgcggtgctgccccTCGGCGTAGCCACAGCCGCCACACTGCTGACGCATGCGACTGCGTGGTGCGGCAAGCTACGTACCAGCGTTACGCAATGGTGGTCAACTCGAAAGCGCTGccgtgaggaggaggtggagcagtgGCCGCCGAGCGGTGCGGAGGGACATGTTAAACCAACAGCGCAAACACCATAA
- a CDS encoding protein tyrosine phosphatase-like protein (TriTrypDB/GeneDB-style sysID: LpmP.16.0260) has product MDIKGTIVDCKRSGTEEVIFRFLILDAPSPSSLPTYVKLLQRQNVHHLVRACGPTYNAELVEKNDIQVHGWTFDDGAPPTRAVMDRWLDLLSQEVGKTPPETIAVHCVAGLGRAPILVALALVEYGNMAPLDAVGYVRERRKGAINQVQLNWLMRYKPRHHQASDRSLVCTNCAVM; this is encoded by the coding sequence ATGGACATTAAGGGCACCATTGTGGATtgcaagcgcagcggcacagaggAGGTCATTTTCCGCTTCCTAATCCTTGACGCCCCGAGCCCAAGCAGCTTGCCCACCTACGTGaagctcctgcagcgacaAAATGTGCACCATCTCGTGCGCGCCTGCGGCCCCACCTACAACGCCGAGCTAGTGGAAAAGAATGACATCCAGGTGCATGGGTGGACCTTCGACGATGGCGCGCCGCCAACGCGGGCTGTGATGGACCGGTGGCTGGACTTGCTATCTCAGGAGGTCGGCAAGACGCCACCGGAGACTATCGCGGTCCACTGCGTGGCGGGTCTAGGGCGGGCACCGATTTTAGTAGCGTTGGCACTGGTGGAGTATGGTAACATGGCTCCGCTGGATGCCGTTGGCTATGTTCGCGAGCGGCGGAAGGGTGCCATCAACCAGGTGCAGCTGAATTGGCTTATGCGGTACAAGCCGCGCCATCACCAAGCGAGTGATCGTTCGCTTGTCTGCACCAACTGCGCTGTGATGTGA
- a CDS encoding hypothetical protein (TriTrypDB/GeneDB-style sysID: LpmP.16.0270): protein MTQVNSAIERLREVSLVSDLPTVIKLIMKRNIDIKRPDADGRTALHYACMNDNRVLVSYLLSRDDIDVDWKDKDGKTALQLTPVEARFEMRLLFSEMMAIQQARERPSSQRGEEANEQMLDDDLRESDKVSPATMRKMVVCLVLPLLVLIFYNGILFAVQFIAGTLCFYYLAVAYFVSEVAIRPPWYHHHPGASALTMKGCPDYWQGWVYNPKRDFGLEYDDVEFPSTDHYTLRGWYVPPPPGRAREMGVVLVHGGGRDRRSWERHLPFLHNAGYGCLLFDFREHGLSSGRMRGFTFGIKERFDVVAACNLMQSKYGYKRICAMGTSVGGSSVIMAAAIDKNIDVVIAENAITTSATLLDQQMVTVLSGYFAQKRYSVVLFRLFRWCATFWLNWRIGNKPSKHCQALHCIAKVSPRPILLMHGMNDTLVPVRHSEILFEAALEPKQLYICEAAFHCGLYNTKPDEYESTVLEFLEKYGVASSPSPSPSPPKEGKKDQ from the coding sequence ATGACGCAGGTGAATTCCGCGATAGAGCGACTCCGAGAGGTATCGCTCGTGTCGGACCTGCCTACTGTCATCAAGCTCATTATGAAGCGAAATATCGACATTAAGAGGCCGGACGCAGATGGCCGCACCGCGCTCCACTACGCTTGTATGAATGACAACAGGGTTTTAGTGTCGTACCTCCTCTCGCGTGACGATATCGACGTCGATTGGAAGGATAAGGACGGCAAAACTGCGCTTCAGCTGACACCTGTGGAGGCCCGCTTCGAGATGCGACTTCTGTTTTCAGAGATGATGGCGATCCAGCAGGCGCGTGAGCGCCCGTCATCGCAGAGGGGCGAAGAGGCGAATGAGCAGATGCTCGACGATGACCTGCGTGAGTCTGACAAAGTGAGCCCTGCTACCATGCGTAAGATGGTAGTGTGCctggtgttgccgctgctggtttTAATATTCTACAACGGCATCCTCTTTGCGGTTCAGTTCATTGCGGGAACGCTGTGCTTCTATTACTTAGCCGTGGCTTACTTTGTGTCCGAAGTAGCCATTCGGCCGCCCTGgtatcaccaccaccctggCGCTTCCGCCCTGACCATGAAGGGGTGCCCAGACTACTGGCAAGGGTGGGTCTATAACCCCAAGAGGGACTTCGGCCTCGAGTACGACGATGTCGAGTTCCCGTCGACGGACCATTACACGCTCCGCGGGTGGTACGTCCCTCCACCGCCGGGGAGGGCGCGAGAGATGGGCGTTGTCCTGGTgcacggcggtggccgcgACCGTCGTTCGTGGGAGCGACACCTGCCGTTCTTGCACAACGCCGGCTACGGCTGTTTGTTGTTTGACTTTCGCGAGCACGGcctgagcagcggcaggatgCGCGGTTTTACCTTCGGCATCAAGGAGCGCTTTGACGTCGTAGCGGCGTGCAACCTCATGCAGTCCAAGTACGGCTACAAGCGCATCTGTGCCATGGGAACCAGCGTTGGCGGTTCCTCGGTGATAATGGCGGCCGCCATAGATAAAAACATCGACGTCGTCATTGCTGAGAACGCAATCACCACGTCGGCGACCCTGCTGGATCAGCAGATGGTGACGGTCTTGAGTGGCTACTTTGCCCAGAAACGGTATAGCGTGGTACTCTTCCGACTGTTCCGCTGGTGCGCCACCTTCTGGCTCAACTGGCGCATTGGCAACAAGCCGTCGAAACATTGCCAGGCACTGCACTGCATCGCCAAGGTATCGCCGCGACCAATTCTGCTGATGCACGGCATGAACGACACTCTGGTGCCGGTGCGCCACTCGGAGATTTTGTTCGAAGCGGCGCTAGAGCCAAAGCAGCTGTACATATGTGAGGCCGCCTTCCACTGCGGCCTTTACAACACAAAGCCAGACGAGTATGAATCGACAGTGCTTGAGTTTTTGGAGAAGTACGGCGTTGCCTCATCCCCATCCCCATCCCCATCACCCCCCAAGGAGGGCAAGAAGGACCAGTAG
- a CDS encoding hypothetical protein (TriTrypDB/GeneDB-style sysID: LpmP.16.0280), producing MLVRSPWWRAPQRARHTWMVLMTDECATMAPLDIAAFVQRTFDDGCWAPAKGSAGPAAGMTTSGAQSAAVAPVSYWPVSSSPLAASGLPPLPIAGAPAARAHAWAAVARLLCESGDWVRAAAVVDGLPLPEQQAARHKAVRDEWPLPLPVRESWRLAATARAAAAAPLPAPGAECPAGALQSVALPSREPLASCRTTELVRVAYGLSRSRAADAAVAASAGASAGPLRGPRSEQQAIVAELCRRGAVLEAVQCVANWQRRHLALAEAEEATPAVATDTRAGAFDGVKAVTAALFPFAPTRGAGDGARARSGAPAGADWAFGPHSAPRSGRPPLYSLAHLQVIRQVAASHPVMLAQCLRGRGVVDRLLCHAGEAVAAEVALLLLGHIAGLGGGVAERGLAAPKGVASAETCWRALAALLFPLHPCIHAQPKTGKEKLLSALLAALDATAHMGAADRVHTGRTSSAAGGGGTVSLPVQGDAGVRRGGRTPVVLSDRARSAIKAAVESVCSPLLSHAAQVRFIRLPTFGQLARALGDLGVAVPNALAQCLFLCMADAAVPPPASGASSDTVAQYLSCDPPGRWLHALAMLDAAHRESAYRVSAAHERALLSGLQSISITRTWTAALRTVAALEGTHQVLPDERTLPTLLLNLKQQSWQNAFHVLRYVPGGEADRASPSVLRDLQLVALKHASWVVPLRLMAHLQRRQADGFMSYLYCLCAAARGGNAELAFEHFQSLRRGRGRHSALLLLSPYNELTVGVAAVAMLDGGHEEALVSFSTRVVAMRAAGDTAAPAAEAAAAASGRPLLTAGGREMAQAAHVCALLALHRHGALASFLAGCAAASLPAVLRRVVVLQCLLGLDHLRAPVRLVFDVVGYRGGTLQGDEVRDLPDAGQSPLRGFLVAVAADQQGGGTFETRQRGAAERRQHLYISVAHQRRQKKALAAAWGLFMREQEAVLPPHVARLVAESMVEEGVGAEYLTAALL from the coding sequence atgcTCGTGCGGTCGCCCTGGTGGCGTGCGCCGCAGCGGGCGCGCCACACGTGGATGGTGCTGATGACGGACGAGTGCGCCACGATGGCACCGCTGGACATCGCCGCCTTTGTGCAGCGCACCTTCGATGACGGCTGCTGGGCGCCGGCTAAGGGCTCGGCGGGGCCGGCCGCCGGCATGACGACCAGCGGTGCGCAGTccgcagccgtggcgccTGTGAGCTACTGGCctgtctcttcttcgccgctgGCGGCATCCGGACTACCGCCCCTGCCGATTGCCGGTGCACCGGCGGCGAGGGCGCACGCatgggctgcggtggcgcgcctCCTGTGCGAGAGCGGCGACTGGgttcgcgctgctgccgtcgtcgacgGGCTTCCGCTGCCGGAGCAACAGGCTGCCAGACACAAGGCGGTGCGCGATGAgtggccgctgccactgccggtGCGGGAGTCGTGGAGGCTGGCAGCGACCGCACGggccgcggctgcggcgccactcCCCGCCCCCGGCGCTGAGTGCCCTGCGGGCGCCCTCCAGAGTGTCGCCCTACCGTCGCGCGAACCCCTCGCGtcgtgccgcaccaccgagCTTGTGCGGGTGGCCTACGGCTTGAGCCGGTCGCGTGCGGCAGAcgccgcggtggccgccTCGGCTGGTGCGTCGGCGGGTCCCCTGCGTGGGCCGAGgtcggagcagcaggcgatTGTGGCCGAGCTGTGCCGCCGTGGTGCcgtgctggaggcggtgcagtgcgTTGCGAattggcagcggcggcacctggcgctcgcggaggcggaggaggcgacgccCGCCGTTGCGACTGACACGCGTGCTGGCGCCTTTGACGGGGTGaaggcggtgacggcggcgctcttCCCGTTTGCGCCGACGCGCGGTGCCGGCGatggtgcacgtgcgcgcagcggcgcgccggcTGGCGCTGACTGGGCGTTCGGGCCTCACTCCGCCCCGCGGAGCGGGCGACCGCCGCTGTACTCGCTGGCGCATCTCCAGGTGATCCGGCAAGTGGCGGCCAGCCACCCCGTCATGCTCGCACAGTGCCTGCGCGGCAGGGGCGTCGTGGATCGGCTGCTGTGTCACGcgggcgaggcggtggctgcggaggtggccctgctgctcctggGGCACATCGCAGGCctgggcggcggcgtggcggagCGGGGGCTGGCGGCGCCCAAGGGGGTTGCGTCTGCGGAGACGTGCTGGCGggcactggcggcgctgctctttcctctccacccGTGCATCCACGCCCAGCCAAAGACCGGCAAGGAGAAGCTTctgtcggcgctgcttgCGGCGCTCGACGCGACGGCGCACATGGGCGCTGCAGACCGCGTGCACACCGGCCGCACGtcgagcgctgctggcggtggggGCACTGTATCGCTGCCGGTACAGGGCGACGCGGgtgtgcggcgcggcggccggACGCCCGTGGTGCTCTCCGACAgggcgcgcagcgccatcaagGCCGCAGTGGAGTCCGTgtgctcgccgctgctcagccacgcggcgcaggtgcgcTTTATTCGCCTACCCACGTTTGGCCAGCTGGCGAGGGCGCTCGGCGATCTTGGCGTGGCTGTGCCGAACGCGCTGGCCCAGTGTCTCTTCCTGTGCATGGCAgacgcggcggtgccaccaccCGCCTCGGGCGCCTCTAGCGATACTGTGGCCCAGTACCTCTCCTGCGACCCGCCGGGCCGCTGGCTGCACGCGCTGGCCATGCTCGACGCCGCCCATCGGGAGTCGGCGTACCGCGTCTCCGCCGCCCacgagcgcgcgctgctcagcGGCCTGCAGAGCATCTCCATCACGCGCACGTGGACGGCTGCCCTGCGCACGGTTGCCGCCTTGGAGGGGACGCACCAGGTACTGCCCGACGAGCGCACTCTGCCAACGCTCCTCCTCAACCTCAAGCAGCAGTCGTGGCAGAACGCCTTCCACGTGCTGCGGTACGTCCCTGGCGGGGAGGCTGACCGGGCCTCGCCATCGGTCCTGCGAGACTTGCAGCTGGTTGCGCTCAAGCACGCTTCGTGGGTGGTCCCGCTGCGCCTCATGGcccacctgcagcgccgccaagCCGACGGCTTCATGAGCTACCTCTACTGCTTGTGCGCCGCGGCCCGCGGTGGGAACGCCGAGCTCGCTTTCGAGCACTTCCAGTCGCTGAGGCGTGGGCGGGGCCGGCACTCGGCGttgcttttgctttctccGTACAATGAGCTGACGGTGGGcgttgcagcggtggcgatgctgGACGGTGGCCACGAGGAGGCACTGGTGTCCTTCAGCACGCGCGTGGTGGCCATGCGTGCGGCTGgtgacacagcagcaccagcagccgaggcggcggcggcggcgtcgggCCGCCCTCTACTGACTGCTGGTGGGCGGGAGATGGCTCAGGcggcgcacgtgtgcgcgctgctcgcgctgcatcgccacgGCGCATTGGCGTCCTTCCTGGCGgggtgcgcggcggcgtcgctgccggcggtgctgcggcgagtggtggtgctgcagtgccttctTGGACTGGACCACCTGCGCGCGCCTGTGCGACTCGTCTTCGACGTGGTTGGCTACCGAGGCGGCACCCTGCAGGGGGATGAGGTGCGTGATCTGCCGGATGCGGGCCAGAGCCCGCTGCGGGGGTTCCtcgttgctgtggcggcggaccagcagggcggcggcacctttgagacgcggcagcgcggGGCAGCAGAGCGTCGCCAGCACCTGTACATATCCGTCGCGCACCAGAGACGccagaagaaggcgctggcggcggcgtgggggCTGTTCATGCGGGAGCAGGAGGCGGTCCTGCCGCCACATGTCGCTCGCCTCGTTGCGGAGTcgatggtggaggagggggtgggggctgaGTATCTGACAGCGGCCCTGCTGTAG
- a CDS encoding proteasome 26S non-ATPase subunit 9, putative (TriTrypDB/GeneDB-style sysID: LpmP.16.0290), producing MSAPNIEDVVEVEDRRTPVDTSSIDDMDREALRDELRRLDSQKAALEAKLTDALQYLASTPVGLHGRLLDNEGFPRDDCDLYAVRTARNTADSTRNDLRALGEKMYSLLSALHRQTQEEAQLQMVQDAAARRQRQAAVEKRAQRIAELQRVAQLKPCLVVAKVDANSPAEEAGLSVGMQVLQYGVITRTELNAEGLQALARETAAHEGEPIVVWVRKPSELEDDPFELVLVPQRWQGAGLLGCALDKVEDETA from the coding sequence ATGAGTGCGCCAAATATCGAGGACGTtgtcgaggtggaggaccGCCGCACTCCGGTGGATACCTCCTCCATAGACGACATGGACAGGGAGGCCCTTCGCGacgagctgcgccgtctgGACTCCCAAAAGGCGGCACTCGAGGCGAAGCTGACGGACGCGCTTCAGTACCTCGCCTCGACCCCGGTCGGGCTGCATGGCCGCTTGCTTGACAACGAAGGGTTCCCGCGTGACGACTGCGACTTATACGCAGTTCGCACCGCCCGAAACACGGCCGACTCTACACGAAACGACTTGCGCGCGCTGGGCGAAAAAATGTACAGCCTTCTCagtgcgctgcatcgccagACACAGGAGGAGGCTCAGCTGCAGATGGTGcaggacgccgccgcccgacggcaacgacaggcagcggtggagaagcgagcgcagcgcatagcagagctgcagcgtgtcgcGCAGCTTAAGCCGTGTTTAGTGGTGGCGAAAGTGGACGCCAATAGCCCAGCCGAGGAGGCTGGGCTCTCCGTTGGCATGCAGGTCCTGCAATACGGCGTGATAACGCGGACAGAGCTGAATGCAGAGGGCCTGCAGGCTCTAGCGAGGGAAACAGCTGCCCACGAGGGGGAGCCGATTGTAGTGTGGGTGCGGAAGCCAAGCGAGTTGGAGGATGACCCGTTCGAGCTTGTACTGGTGCCTCAGCGATGGCAAGGGGCtgggctgcttggctgcGCCTTGGACAAAGTCGAAGACGAAACTGCCTGA